In Kordia antarctica, the following proteins share a genomic window:
- a CDS encoding DUF2975 domain-containing protein — protein sequence MSQTNNFIFNGLKIVTWIIFVGLCIEAGALVVNFIFSLYNPEFVQKLYQKLDLSEMYTQNQWAFYSMYSFILFIAVLKAYLFYIVIVLITKIELSNPFNNFVSKQILQISYYTFSIGLISYIARQSAKNLQHYKYNIDALNQFWADSQAFILMSAVIYVIAIIFSKGVENQEELDETV from the coding sequence ATGTCACAAACAAATAATTTCATATTCAATGGTCTAAAAATTGTTACTTGGATCATTTTCGTCGGCTTATGCATTGAAGCTGGCGCCTTGGTTGTAAATTTTATTTTCAGTCTGTATAATCCTGAATTTGTTCAAAAGTTATATCAAAAATTGGACTTAAGCGAAATGTATACTCAAAATCAATGGGCTTTTTACAGTATGTATAGTTTTATATTGTTCATCGCTGTGCTGAAAGCATATCTGTTTTATATAGTTATTGTATTGATTACCAAAATTGAGCTGTCAAATCCATTTAATAATTTTGTTTCGAAACAGATTTTACAAATTAGTTATTATACATTTTCAATTGGACTCATAAGTTATATAGCACGACAAAGCGCTAAAAATTTGCAACATTACAAATATAATATTGACGCACTTAATCAGTTTTGGGCGGACAGTCAAGCATTTATTTTAATGTCAGCAGTCATCTATGTTATTGCAATTATTTTTTCAAAAGGAGTTGAAAATCAAGAAGAACTAGACGAAACTGTATAA